GCTGGAACGGGGACATGGTACCCGGATCGACGTTCAGATACGGATCGAGCTTCATCATGGTCACGCGAAAACCGCGCTCGACGAGCAGCCGCCCGAGCGAGGCCGCTGCGATACCCTTGCCGAGGGAGGACACGACGCCACCGGTGACGAAGATGTACTTCGGGGCGGACGTCTGGCCTGTCGGCGCAATGGGAGTGGACATGAGCGGAGTTCCGTGGGGGACCGGGTCGAAATACAGGAAAGTCGCGCCCTATGGCGCGACACGGAGCGTGGGCTCCGACCAGCGCCGATTCGCGCGGAGCAAATCGTCTTCGGTGTCGATGCCGCCCTCTGCGAAGGGCACGTGTGCTACGCCGATCGGGATATCGTGCGCGAGTGGCCGCAGCTGCTCCAGCCGCTCGACGAGCTCGAGCGGATGCGGCGCCAACGTTACCCACTGCCGCAGCGCTTCGCGGGTATAGGCGTACACCCCCACGTGCTGGCGAACGAGCGGCGCCAGGATCGGCTCGTCAGACGCGTCACGCAGAAACGGAATGGGTGCCCGTGAAAAATAGAGGGCCCGACCGCTCTCGGTGCACACGACCTTCACCACGTCGGCACGCTGCTGTGCGGAAGCCGCCACGGAGACCGCTGCCGTCCCGATGGGCGCGCGGCCGCTGGCGACGATCCCGACGGCTCCTTCGAGCGCCTCGCGTGACACAAATGGCTCGTCCCCCTGTACATTGAGCACGACCTGCCAGGTCGAGAACTCGGGACGCGACGCCACCTCGGCCACGCGATCCGTGCCGCTCGGGTGGTCCGCTCGCGTCATCACTGCGTGAATGCCATGGGCGGCGCAGACGGCGGCAATGTCCGGGTGGTCGGTTGCCACCACCACGCGGTCCGCCACCTGCAAGGCTTCGACACGCTGGTGCACCCGGACGACGAGTGGTTCGCCTCCCAGGAGGCGAAGCGGTTTGCGGGGGAGCCGGGTCGCGCCAAGGCGCGCCGGAATCACCGCGAGGACAGCCATGGTCCAGTGCGCTGGGGCGTGGTTGCAGCAAAATTCACGCCAGTTAAGATACCCGGTTCGGCTCGGCAAGGCAAACGTGTCCTGCCCGTCGGACGCGTCACCATTTGCATCTCCAGCTTTCCGTCATGCCCACGTCTTGGTGGATCGGCTTCAACGTCATGGTGCTGTTCCTGTTGGCCCTCGATCTCGGGGTGTTCAACCGGAAGGCGCACGCGGTTTCGGTCAAGGAAGCGCTCGGCTGGAGCGCCCTCTGGGTGTCGCTGGCGATCGGGTTCGGCCTCTGGATCGGGCAGTCCATGGGACGCCAATCCATGCTCGAGTTCTATGCCGGCTATCTGGTGGAACAGGCATTGTCCGTCGACAACCTGTTCGTCTTCATCCTGATCTTCGGCTACTTCCGCGTTCCGCAGGAACTCCAGCACCGGGTGCTCTTCTGGGGCATTCTTGGCGCGCTGCTCATGCGTGGCGCCATGATCGGCGCGGGCGCCATCCTGCTCGCGCAATTCCATTGGATCATCTACCTGTTCGGCGCCTTTCTCGTCTACACCGGCTTCAAGATGGCCTTCGGTGGGGGGAGCGACATCGAGCCGGAGCAGAACCCCGTCATTCGGATGGTGCGCCGGTTCGTTCCCCTCACCACCAAGTTCCACGGCGAGCAGTTCTTCGTACGGGAGGCGATCGAGCCGGGGGGAGCGCTACGCCGCGTCGCCACGCCCCTCTTCGTCGTGCTCGTGCTCGTGGAGACCACCGACGTGGTGTTCGCTGTCGACTCCATTCCTGCCATTTTCGGCGTGACGCGCAACCCGTTCCTCGTGTACACGTCGAACGTGTTCGCCATCCTCGGGCTCCGATCGCTCTATTTCGTGCTCGCCAACATCATCGGCAAGTTCCACCTGCTCAAGTACGGCTTGTCGGTCGTGCTGGCATTCGTGGGGGTGAAGATGCTGCTCAGTGAAGTGCGCCCCATCGGCATCGGGGTGTCGCTGGGTGTGGTGGCCGGTGTCCTGGTGGGGAGCGTGCTGCTGTCGCTGGTGATTCCGCCGCGCAAGGAAAGCAAAGCGGACGACTGATGCGCCGTCCGGCAGCTGGTTGGGAAACGCGTCAACACGGAGTTCACGGAGGAAGGTGAGAGCGCGGAGAACGGTACAAGTTGGCGCTCTTCTCCGTGCCCTCACCTGACTCGGTGAACTCCGTGTCAGCGCGTCTCGCCGGCGGTCGTGTGCCGGAACTCGCGCGCCATGCGCAGAAAATTCACCAGGATCGTACGCCCGTGTTCAGTGAGAATCGACTCGGGATGGAACTGCACGCCAAACACGGGATGCACACGGTGCTGCAATGCGTGGATCTCGTCCGCGTCGTCGGTGGCGACGGCGGTCACCTGCAACTCGGCCGGGAACGATTCGCGCTCCACGACCAGCGAGTGATAGCGCATCACGCCAAACGGTGACGGAATGTCGGCGAAGAGCCTGGTACCGTCGTGCACGAGGCGCGACATCTTGCCATGCATCACGCGATCCGCGCGAACGACGCTGCCGCCGTACGCTTCGCCGATGGCCTGATGGCCGAGACACACCCCGAGCAGTGGAATGTGCGCGCCGTAACGGCGGA
This genomic stretch from Gemmatimonas sp. harbors:
- the kdsB gene encoding 3-deoxy-manno-octulosonate cytidylyltransferase, which translates into the protein MAVLAVIPARLGATRLPRKPLRLLGGEPLVVRVHQRVEALQVADRVVVATDHPDIAAVCAAHGIHAVMTRADHPSGTDRVAEVASRPEFSTWQVVLNVQGDEPFVSREALEGAVGIVASGRAPIGTAAVSVAASAQQRADVVKVVCTESGRALYFSRAPIPFLRDASDEPILAPLVRQHVGVYAYTREALRQWVTLAPHPLELVERLEQLRPLAHDIPIGVAHVPFAEGGIDTEDDLLRANRRWSEPTLRVAP
- a CDS encoding TerC family protein, which translates into the protein MPTSWWIGFNVMVLFLLALDLGVFNRKAHAVSVKEALGWSALWVSLAIGFGLWIGQSMGRQSMLEFYAGYLVEQALSVDNLFVFILIFGYFRVPQELQHRVLFWGILGALLMRGAMIGAGAILLAQFHWIIYLFGAFLVYTGFKMAFGGGSDIEPEQNPVIRMVRRFVPLTTKFHGEQFFVREAIEPGGALRRVATPLFVVLVLVETTDVVFAVDSIPAIFGVTRNPFLVYTSNVFAILGLRSLYFVLANIIGKFHLLKYGLSVVLAFVGVKMLLSEVRPIGIGVSLGVVAGVLVGSVLLSLVIPPRKESKADD
- a CDS encoding aminodeoxychorismate/anthranilate synthase component II, with the protein product MLLVIDNYDSFTYNLVQYFGELGERLEVHRNDALTVDEVGAMAPEAIVVSPGPCSPREAGISVDVIRRYGAHIPLLGVCLGHQAIGEAYGGSVVRADRVMHGKMSRLVHDGTRLFADIPSPFGVMRYHSLVVERESFPAELQVTAVATDDADEIHALQHRVHPVFGVQFHPESILTEHGRTILVNFLRMAREFRHTTAGETR